A stretch of the Dichotomicrobium thermohalophilum genome encodes the following:
- a CDS encoding pyridoxal phosphate-dependent aminotransferase, whose product MGFLSDSLARVKPSPTIAVTQKARDLAAAGHDVIGLGAGEPDFDTPDNIKQAAIKAIERGETKYTAVDGIPELKQAICDKFKRENDLTYQPSQVLVAPGGKAVIYNALMATLNPGDEVIIPAPYWVSYPDMALLAGGTPKIVPTTLEDRFKLTPQALEAAITPSTKWLIFNSPSNPTGAGYTYDELKALTDVLLRHSHVWVLTDDMYEHLAYDDFRFVTPAQVEPQLHERTLTMNGVSKAYAMTGWRIGYCGGPEELIGAMRKLQSQSTSNPASISQWAAVEALNGPQDFIAERAQVFKERRDLVVSMLNQAPDLDCPTPEGAFYVYPSCAGCMNKTTPKGKTLHSDEDFVTALLEDEGVAVVHGEAFGLSPFFRISYATSTEALKEACQRIQRFCASLS is encoded by the coding sequence ATGGGCTTTCTGTCCGACTCGCTGGCGCGCGTGAAACCCTCGCCCACGATCGCCGTGACGCAGAAGGCGCGGGATCTGGCAGCCGCGGGCCATGACGTAATCGGGCTCGGCGCGGGCGAGCCGGACTTCGACACGCCCGACAACATCAAGCAGGCCGCCATCAAGGCCATCGAGCGCGGCGAGACGAAATACACCGCCGTTGACGGCATTCCCGAGCTGAAACAGGCCATCTGCGACAAGTTCAAGCGCGAGAATGATCTGACCTACCAGCCATCGCAGGTGCTGGTTGCGCCGGGTGGCAAGGCGGTCATCTATAACGCGCTGATGGCCACGCTCAATCCGGGCGACGAGGTCATCATTCCTGCGCCCTACTGGGTCTCTTATCCCGACATGGCCCTGCTCGCGGGCGGAACGCCGAAGATCGTGCCCACCACCCTGGAGGACCGGTTCAAGCTCACGCCGCAGGCATTGGAAGCCGCGATCACGCCCAGTACCAAGTGGCTCATCTTCAACTCGCCATCAAACCCGACAGGCGCCGGCTACACCTATGACGAACTGAAGGCGCTTACCGACGTCCTGCTGCGCCACAGTCATGTATGGGTGCTGACCGACGACATGTACGAGCACCTCGCCTATGACGACTTCAGGTTCGTCACCCCGGCCCAGGTCGAACCGCAGCTTCACGAGCGCACGCTGACGATGAACGGCGTGTCCAAGGCCTATGCGATGACCGGCTGGCGCATCGGCTATTGCGGGGGGCCGGAAGAGCTGATCGGCGCGATGCGCAAACTCCAGTCGCAGTCCACCTCGAACCCGGCCTCGATCAGCCAGTGGGCCGCGGTGGAGGCGCTGAACGGTCCGCAGGACTTCATCGCCGAACGCGCGCAGGTCTTCAAGGAGCGCCGCGACCTCGTCGTCTCGATGCTCAATCAGGCGCCCGACCTCGACTGCCCGACACCAGAAGGCGCGTTCTACGTCTATCCCTCCTGCGCCGGCTGCATGAACAAGACGACGCCCAAGGGCAAGACGCTGCACTCCGATGAGGATTTCGTCACGGCGCTCCTGGAGGACGAAGGCGTGGCCGTCGTTCACGGCGAGGCGTTCGGTCTGTCGCCCTTCTTCCGCATCTCATATGCGACCTCGACCGAGGCGTTAAAGGAAGCCTGCCAGCGCATCCAGCGCTTCTGCGCCAGCCTCTCCTGA
- a CDS encoding co-chaperone GroES, with amino-acid sequence MKFRPLHDRVAVKRVEEEQKTAGGIIIPDTAAEKPQQGEVIAVGPGARGDDNELIPMGVQVGDKVLFGKWSGTEVKIDGEEVLIMKESDLLGVLEG; translated from the coding sequence ATGAAATTTCGTCCACTCCATGATCGCGTGGCCGTCAAGCGCGTCGAGGAGGAGCAAAAGACCGCTGGCGGCATCATCATCCCCGATACCGCAGCCGAAAAGCCCCAGCAGGGCGAAGTGATCGCTGTCGGCCCTGGCGCGCGCGGCGATGACAATGAACTCATCCCGATGGGCGTTCAGGTGGGTGACAAGGTGCTGTTTGGCAAGTGGTCCGGCACCGAGGTCAAGATCGACGGTGAAGAAGTCCTCATCATGAAGGAGTCCGATCTGCTGGGCGTGCTCGAAGGCTGA